In the Ornithinimicrobium pratense genome, AGACGACCACGTCCGCGGCGTCCCGCTCACCCAGCAGGTCGATGACCTTGCGGAAGAGGGTCAGGTGGGCCCCGGAGAGGACCGACAGCCCGACTGCGTCGGCGTCCTCGGCCAGCGCCGCCTCGACGATCTGCTCGGGGGTCTGGTGCAGCCCCGTGTAAATCACCTCGACCCCGGCATCCCGCAGGGCCCTGGCGACGACCTTGGCGCCTCGGTCATGACCGTCGAGGCCGGGCTTGGCCACGATCACGCGCAACGGTGAGGATGACATGGTGCGCAGACTATCGCAGCGGCGCCACTGGTCTGTGCGACGGTCCGG is a window encoding:
- a CDS encoding cobalamin B12-binding domain-containing protein; the protein is MSSSPLRVIVAKPGLDGHDRGAKVVARALRDAGVEVIYTGLHQTPEQIVEAALAEDADAVGLSVLSGAHLTLFRKVIDLLGERDAADVVVFGGGIIPDADIPVLKEMGVAEVFTPGASPSAITRWVREHLAADDSGAQGNDRGAEATADA